A region of Chitinophaga horti DNA encodes the following proteins:
- a CDS encoding FecR family protein, producing the protein MMNEEQFISLVARKLAGQATAEELRELDELLRNDADLRARFQLLQQYFTASSVHSAANTEQALERTLLKIRAGREETPVRKLRWKWMAAAALVAGVLVTAVMMWPRAHVRNELALNAPSDTVNWLSRQNGKATRAVIELADGSKVWLNADSKLQYPPVFGKNSREVYLTGEAFFNVAPGADRPFVVHLSQGIVKVLGTSFNVRAYENEPVQTSVTTGKVAFIPRYGSADGLPDTILITPDEKVTYRQQSGDLTKEVTSAEDEKAWTEGRLVFKDVALEDICLELERTFGKTVKFESEEPRSFRLTGSFKDNSLQDILYYLARSKPFRYSITDSLVLISE; encoded by the coding sequence ATGATGAACGAAGAACAATTCATTTCACTGGTTGCCAGGAAGCTGGCAGGACAAGCCACTGCGGAGGAATTGCGCGAGCTGGACGAGCTGTTGCGGAACGACGCCGACTTGCGGGCCAGGTTCCAGTTATTGCAGCAATATTTTACGGCATCCTCGGTACATTCTGCTGCCAACACCGAGCAGGCGCTGGAACGCACCTTGCTGAAAATTCGCGCCGGCCGGGAAGAAACACCTGTTCGCAAACTTCGCTGGAAATGGATGGCAGCGGCCGCCCTGGTGGCCGGTGTGCTGGTAACGGCGGTGATGATGTGGCCACGTGCCCATGTGCGCAACGAACTGGCGCTTAATGCACCATCGGACACGGTGAACTGGTTGAGTCGCCAGAATGGTAAAGCTACCCGCGCGGTGATCGAACTGGCGGACGGTAGTAAAGTATGGCTGAATGCAGATAGCAAACTCCAATATCCACCGGTGTTTGGCAAAAATAGCCGTGAAGTATACCTCACCGGTGAGGCCTTTTTTAATGTCGCACCCGGGGCAGACAGGCCCTTTGTTGTACACCTGTCGCAGGGTATTGTAAAAGTGTTAGGCACTTCGTTTAACGTGCGTGCGTATGAGAACGAACCGGTGCAAACCTCTGTTACTACGGGCAAAGTGGCCTTTATACCACGGTATGGTAGTGCGGACGGGCTGCCGGATACGATCCTGATAACGCCGGATGAAAAAGTAACCTACCGACAGCAAAGCGGCGATCTTACCAAAGAAGTAACATCCGCCGAAGATGAAAAAGCCTGGACAGAAGGCCGCCTGGTGTTCAAGGACGTAGCCCTCGAAGATATCTGCCTGGAATTAGAACGAACATTTGGCAAAACAGTGAAGTTCGAATCGGAAGAACCGCGCAGCTTCAGACTAACCGGTTCATTTAAGGATAACAGTCTGCAGGACATCCTGTATTACCTCGCCCGGTCAAAGCCTTTCCGGTACAGTATTACAGACAGTCTGGTATTAATCAGTGAATAA
- a CDS encoding RNA polymerase sigma-70 factor, with the protein MKESINAMSSSHSDHIRELQIQIARYGDEQAFSALFRLLYDRLLRFCVQYTSSHEAGEEIVSDVFVKVWNRREELMNVDNLEVYLFVAVKNHSLNYLEQYSSLRITPIDSGLAQLSASADPEKDMEWKEMQVKLDGEINRLPEQCRRIFKLIKEDGFKYKDVAAILNISPRTVETQLFRAIRRLNEAVAPLLNTRSRKTNPPIILLLALAQCWV; encoded by the coding sequence GTGAAAGAGAGTATAAATGCGATGAGTTCCAGCCATTCGGATCATATCAGGGAATTGCAGATTCAGATTGCACGCTATGGAGATGAGCAGGCCTTTTCGGCTTTGTTCAGGCTGTTATACGACCGGCTGCTCCGGTTCTGCGTGCAGTACACCAGCTCACATGAAGCAGGAGAGGAGATCGTGTCGGATGTATTCGTGAAAGTATGGAACCGCCGCGAAGAACTGATGAACGTGGATAACCTGGAAGTATACCTCTTCGTCGCCGTTAAAAATCACTCGCTTAATTACCTCGAGCAATATTCTTCCCTCCGCATTACCCCGATAGACAGTGGCCTGGCCCAGCTCAGCGCCTCGGCTGATCCGGAAAAGGATATGGAGTGGAAAGAAATGCAGGTGAAGCTGGATGGGGAGATCAACCGCCTGCCCGAACAGTGCCGCCGCATATTTAAACTGATCAAAGAAGACGGGTTTAAATATAAGGACGTGGCAGCCATCTTAAATATTTCTCCACGCACGGTAGAAACCCAGTTGTTCCGGGCCATCCGCCGGTTGAACGAAGCCGTGGCACCGTTACTAAATACCCGCTCCCGCAAAACGAATCCACCAATTATACTACTGCTGGCACTCGCACAATGCTGGGTATAA
- a CDS encoding trypsin-like peptidase domain-containing protein, whose product MKRSGLLWLSMLLLTASAYCQQFDVKRYDAAMATVLEKAYPASVRMWGFDTTTRQQMSAQFSGVVVSADGYIFTAAHTTTPGQTYLVMFPDGKQAIAQALGKIEMADDRTVPDVSMMKIVTPGVWPFAEIGYSSSLKEGVPCVSIAYPESLNQPLPTLRFGHIVTLHNEKGFIQSTCIMEPGDSGGPLFDMLGRVIGLHSAIWNTEEFNFEIPVDLYRKYFTALKEAKKFNAFPTLEDKVDADKQAADIQPWPQLKGAFTSVDAKLSQSCVSISSSKGKAQGAILEGGYIVSKSSQVSDTPEVFYNKRKLDAKVLRRDKLTDLVLLQMQTPVKGGVKINTGEPAAGIGQLLISPRAEQAGVMSVASNQAFSLPRVLSAGFFGASVPYKPGAVKISFIRANSPAALAGLQVGDRIVSINQVVMDKPENYGNELQRYWPGDTLTVAVERNDSTFSSRIVLTEKAAQPASGHPAESFPGGKSHRRDGLDPVFAHDAILQPEACGGPVFDVNGHFKGINIARYSRTSTLAVPASAVFRLVEQVRAGK is encoded by the coding sequence ATGAAACGATCCGGATTATTATGGCTTAGCATGTTATTGCTGACAGCCTCCGCCTATTGCCAACAATTCGATGTAAAGAGATATGATGCCGCCATGGCCACGGTGCTGGAAAAAGCATACCCGGCCAGCGTGCGGATGTGGGGTTTCGATACAACTACCCGCCAGCAGATGAGCGCCCAGTTCAGCGGCGTGGTGGTGAGCGCCGATGGTTACATTTTTACCGCCGCTCATACGACCACACCCGGACAAACGTACCTCGTGATGTTCCCCGATGGGAAACAGGCGATCGCGCAGGCGCTGGGTAAAATCGAGATGGCAGATGATCGCACTGTGCCCGACGTGTCGATGATGAAGATCGTTACACCCGGTGTATGGCCTTTCGCGGAAATCGGGTACTCATCTTCATTAAAGGAAGGCGTGCCCTGTGTAAGCATCGCTTATCCCGAAAGCCTGAACCAGCCGTTGCCGACCTTGCGTTTTGGTCACATCGTTACCCTGCACAACGAAAAAGGTTTTATACAGTCTACCTGCATTATGGAACCCGGCGACTCTGGCGGTCCTTTATTTGACATGCTGGGCCGCGTAATTGGTTTGCACAGTGCGATATGGAACACAGAGGAGTTTAACTTCGAGATACCGGTTGATTTGTATCGCAAATACTTCACCGCGCTGAAAGAAGCAAAGAAATTCAATGCTTTCCCCACGTTGGAAGATAAGGTAGATGCGGACAAACAGGCCGCAGATATCCAGCCATGGCCGCAGTTAAAAGGCGCATTTACTTCGGTGGATGCGAAACTAAGTCAGTCCTGTGTATCCATCAGCAGTAGCAAAGGAAAAGCACAGGGTGCTATTTTGGAGGGCGGTTACATCGTCAGCAAAAGCTCACAGGTAAGCGATACGCCCGAAGTGTTTTACAATAAACGTAAGCTGGACGCGAAAGTGCTTCGCCGCGATAAACTGACAGACCTCGTGTTGCTGCAAATGCAAACGCCGGTTAAAGGTGGCGTGAAAATAAACACTGGTGAACCGGCAGCCGGTATCGGTCAGCTCCTCATTTCTCCCCGCGCAGAACAAGCCGGTGTGATGAGTGTTGCCAGCAACCAGGCGTTTAGTCTGCCAAGAGTGTTGAGCGCCGGCTTCTTCGGCGCATCCGTGCCTTATAAACCTGGTGCTGTGAAGATTAGCTTCATACGTGCTAATTCACCGGCGGCTTTGGCCGGATTGCAAGTGGGAGACAGGATCGTGTCGATCAACCAGGTGGTGATGGATAAGCCCGAAAACTATGGCAACGAGTTGCAGCGATACTGGCCCGGTGATACGCTCACCGTTGCGGTAGAACGAAACGACAGCACCTTCAGCAGCCGTATCGTACTCACCGAAAAGGCGGCACAACCAGCTTCTGGTCACCCGGCGGAATCGTTTCCCGGTGGTAAAAGCCATCGCCGTGACGGCCTCGATCCCGTGTTTGCGCACGACGCCATCCTGCAGCCGGAAGCTTGCGGCGGACCGGTGTTTGATGTGAACGGACATTTCAAAGGAATTAATATTGCACGCTACAGCCGTACCAGCACCCTGGCGGTGCCGGCAAGTGCGGTGTTCCGGTTGGTGGAACAGGTTCGCGCTGGTAAATAG
- a CDS encoding TlpA disulfide reductase family protein, whose product MMTRILMATMLVPALASAQSGKFTLTGNIGNLNAPAKVYIDYSSDGGGGNTDSAVVVNGKFTFSGKLTGRAGARMSLDHEGKGKPFSIYSPGADVIYFYFGEENIKFSSKDSLSNAKVTGSKVYDEHIAYNKAIGGSIMELTKQYQDEYAAASPEDKRDNEFMAALNAKQENLRKKRSEKQLEFAKNNPNSYFALVALSETGGMKPDVAVMTPLYNALSPKLKDTDMGRELKQRLASVKLTEVGQPAPAFTQNDLNGKPLSLASLKGKVVLLDFWASWCSPCRAENPNMLKQYKIYKDKGFEILSVSLDSDKSLWLKAIEDDGLPWLHVSDLKGWSNEVGRLYGVRGVPACYLIDKDGKIIADNVRGEKLNEKLKEVFAN is encoded by the coding sequence ATGATGACACGCATCTTAATGGCAACCATGCTTGTGCCCGCACTCGCTTCTGCCCAATCAGGCAAATTCACGCTTACAGGTAATATCGGCAACCTGAATGCTCCCGCCAAGGTTTATATCGATTACTCCAGCGATGGTGGTGGCGGCAACACCGACTCTGCCGTTGTTGTAAACGGTAAGTTTACTTTTTCCGGCAAGCTTACCGGGCGCGCCGGCGCACGTATGTCGCTCGACCACGAAGGCAAAGGCAAACCGTTCTCTATTTACTCGCCGGGTGCCGACGTTATCTATTTCTATTTTGGAGAAGAAAATATAAAGTTCTCCTCCAAAGATTCTTTGTCGAACGCAAAGGTGACCGGTTCTAAAGTATACGATGAACACATCGCTTACAATAAAGCGATTGGTGGTTCTATTATGGAGCTCACCAAGCAGTACCAGGACGAATACGCAGCTGCGTCGCCCGAAGACAAGCGCGATAACGAGTTTATGGCCGCACTGAACGCAAAGCAGGAGAACCTGCGTAAAAAACGTTCCGAAAAGCAACTGGAGTTTGCGAAAAACAATCCGAACTCTTACTTCGCTTTAGTGGCACTCTCCGAAACAGGCGGTATGAAGCCTGACGTAGCGGTAATGACGCCTTTGTACAATGCGCTGTCGCCTAAACTGAAAGATACAGACATGGGCCGCGAATTAAAGCAACGCCTGGCTTCTGTTAAACTTACAGAAGTGGGTCAGCCTGCGCCAGCCTTTACACAGAATGATCTGAACGGCAAACCTTTATCACTCGCCAGCCTGAAAGGTAAAGTAGTGCTGCTCGACTTCTGGGCCAGCTGGTGCAGCCCTTGCCGCGCCGAGAACCCGAACATGCTGAAACAATACAAGATTTATAAAGACAAGGGTTTCGAGATCCTCTCCGTTTCACTGGACTCGGATAAAAGCTTGTGGCTGAAAGCGATCGAAGACGATGGTTTACCATGGTTGCATGTATCCGACCTGAAAGGCTGGAGCAATGAAGTAGGCCGCCTGTACGGTGTGCGTGGCGTACCCGCCTGCTACCTGATCGACAAAGACGGTAAAATCATTGCCGACAATGTAAGAGGCGAAAAGCTGAACGAGAAACTGAAAGAAGTATTCGCTAACTAA
- a CDS encoding SDR family NAD(P)-dependent oxidoreductase, which yields MAVNKIALVTGGSRGLGKEMALSLAATGVDVVITYNSKKEEAEAVVADIRSRGRKAAALQLNVAEVKSFDAFAASFKATLNDTFGSANFQYLVNNAGIGIHASFMETTEEMFDTLVNIQFKGVFFLTQKLLPVMEDGGAIVNVSTGLARFSLPGYAAYASMKGAIETLTRYLAKELGDRKIRANVIAPGAIETDFGGGVVRDNQQVNAHIASQTALGRVGLPDDIGNVVAFLCSDDAKWVTAQRLEASGGMFL from the coding sequence ATGGCAGTAAATAAGATTGCACTGGTAACTGGCGGCAGCCGGGGATTGGGAAAAGAGATGGCTTTAAGCCTTGCGGCGACTGGGGTAGATGTAGTGATTACGTACAATAGCAAAAAGGAAGAAGCCGAAGCCGTGGTAGCCGACATTCGCAGCCGGGGCCGCAAAGCTGCGGCATTACAGCTAAACGTAGCCGAGGTGAAGTCTTTCGACGCCTTCGCAGCCAGCTTTAAAGCCACGCTGAACGATACATTCGGTTCGGCGAACTTTCAATACCTGGTAAATAACGCAGGTATCGGCATCCATGCCTCCTTTATGGAAACGACCGAGGAGATGTTCGATACCCTGGTGAATATCCAGTTTAAAGGGGTGTTTTTTCTTACCCAGAAGTTGTTGCCGGTAATGGAAGACGGCGGCGCGATCGTGAACGTTTCTACGGGTCTGGCCCGTTTCAGCCTGCCTGGATATGCGGCCTACGCCTCCATGAAAGGCGCCATCGAAACGTTAACACGTTACCTGGCCAAGGAACTGGGCGACCGTAAGATCAGGGCAAACGTGATCGCTCCGGGCGCGATAGAGACAGATTTCGGCGGTGGTGTGGTGCGCGATAACCAGCAGGTGAATGCGCACATCGCTTCTCAAACCGCCTTAGGCCGGGTAGGATTGCCGGACGATATCGGCAATGTGGTCGCCTTTCTCTGCAGCGACGACGCCAAATGGGTAACAGCCCAGCGCCTGGAGGCCTCGGGCGGCATGTTCCTCTAA
- a CDS encoding DeoR/GlpR family DNA-binding transcription regulator, whose translation MLKKERQSFILHQVNLHNKVLSVDLSQQMSVSEDTIRRDLNEMAKQGKLIKAHGGALSKSFHLSIASDHVYALDSKKRIATKACKLIKDGMFILTSGGTTIIELAKSLPPELTATFITVSVPAAYEYIHHPNIEVIFIGDKISKNSQIAIGGSVVSRIKSIRADLCFLGTNAIDINNGLTDNDWEVVEVKKAMLESSDRVASLAISEKLNTAQRIKVCEISGIHTLVTELNPEEEVLQPYAAAGLTVI comes from the coding sequence ATGCTTAAAAAGGAGCGGCAATCATTTATACTGCACCAGGTAAACCTGCACAATAAAGTTTTATCGGTCGACCTCAGCCAACAGATGAGCGTGTCGGAGGATACCATCCGGCGCGACCTGAACGAAATGGCGAAGCAGGGCAAACTGATAAAGGCCCACGGCGGCGCGCTGTCAAAGTCGTTCCATCTTTCTATCGCCTCAGACCATGTGTATGCGCTGGACAGCAAGAAACGTATTGCCACAAAAGCCTGCAAACTGATCAAAGACGGCATGTTCATCCTCACCTCGGGAGGCACCACTATTATAGAACTCGCCAAATCATTGCCGCCGGAGTTAACGGCCACGTTTATTACCGTTAGTGTGCCCGCCGCTTACGAGTACATTCATCATCCTAATATAGAAGTCATTTTCATCGGCGATAAGATCTCCAAAAACTCGCAGATCGCGATTGGCGGCAGCGTGGTTTCGCGCATTAAAAGCATACGGGCCGACCTCTGCTTCCTGGGCACCAACGCCATCGATATCAATAATGGTCTGACCGACAATGACTGGGAAGTGGTAGAAGTGAAAAAAGCCATGCTGGAATCGTCGGACCGGGTAGCTTCGCTGGCCATCAGTGAAAAACTGAATACGGCGCAGCGGATCAAAGTGTGCGAGATATCGGGGATTCATACGCTGGTAACGGAACTTAACCCGGAAGAGGAGGTGCTGCAGCCTTACGCAGCAGCCGGGTTAACGGTGATATAA
- a CDS encoding sodium:solute symporter yields the protein MMSPVLLFSLVIVYFLLLLVVAWFTSRNATNDSFFIGNRGSNWMLVAFGMIGTSLSGVTFVSVPGTVGIESFSYFQIIIGNLIGYAVVAYVLLPVYYRMNLTSIYNYLQNRLGFASYKAGASFFILSRILGATARLYLVVNILHATILQNFNLPFWVGALVILLMILLYTFEGGVKTIVWTDTLQTACMLIGLLVCVWYILSRLDMGLMEGVQALSDKGYSNIFVTDPASKFFFLKQIVAGAFISITMTGMDQEMMQKNISVKTLKDSQKNMMTFAVIFMGVVLLFLFLGGLLHLFAESAPMKAALANVKGDALFPTIALQHMPAAISVIFIIALISALFPSADGAITALTSSFCIDILGIQRNPALDDKQKKRTRQIVHLGFAALFLLFVMGFKWMNNPSMIGLILKIAGYTYGPLLGLFAFGILTKRTVQDKLVPVVVIVSPILCFILDKYQKQLFGDFQIGLELLFINGLITFLGLMLIPGKPQELSLKGN from the coding sequence ATGATGTCACCAGTGTTGCTATTCTCACTCGTTATCGTTTACTTTCTATTGTTACTGGTCGTAGCCTGGTTTACTTCCCGCAATGCTACCAACGATTCTTTTTTTATCGGCAACCGCGGCTCCAACTGGATGCTGGTGGCTTTCGGCATGATCGGCACCTCACTGAGCGGCGTAACGTTTGTGAGTGTGCCCGGCACGGTGGGCATCGAATCGTTCTCTTATTTCCAGATCATTATCGGTAACCTGATAGGATACGCCGTGGTGGCCTATGTACTACTGCCGGTCTATTACCGGATGAACCTCACTTCCATCTATAACTATTTACAGAACCGGCTCGGCTTTGCCTCTTATAAGGCCGGCGCTTCGTTTTTTATACTCTCCCGCATATTGGGCGCCACCGCGCGTTTGTACCTGGTGGTGAACATCCTGCATGCCACCATCCTCCAAAACTTTAACCTGCCTTTTTGGGTAGGCGCTTTGGTGATATTGTTGATGATCTTATTATACACGTTCGAAGGCGGTGTGAAAACCATCGTATGGACCGACACCCTGCAGACTGCCTGTATGCTCATCGGCCTGCTGGTTTGCGTGTGGTACATTCTTTCCCGGCTGGACATGGGGCTCATGGAGGGTGTGCAGGCATTATCCGATAAAGGTTATTCGAACATCTTCGTAACCGATCCCGCCAGCAAGTTTTTCTTCCTGAAACAGATTGTGGCGGGCGCATTTATCTCCATCACCATGACCGGTATGGACCAGGAAATGATGCAGAAGAACATCAGTGTGAAAACCCTGAAGGATTCGCAGAAAAACATGATGACGTTCGCGGTAATATTTATGGGCGTGGTACTGTTGTTCCTCTTCCTCGGCGGATTGCTGCACTTATTTGCGGAATCGGCCCCAATGAAAGCGGCGCTGGCCAACGTTAAAGGTGATGCATTGTTCCCTACGATTGCGCTACAACATATGCCTGCGGCCATCTCTGTTATCTTTATTATCGCACTCATTTCCGCCCTGTTCCCCAGTGCAGATGGTGCCATCACTGCCCTTACTTCTTCCTTTTGTATCGACATCCTGGGCATTCAACGAAACCCGGCGCTTGACGATAAACAGAAAAAGAGGACCCGGCAAATCGTACATCTTGGCTTTGCCGCACTGTTCCTGTTATTCGTGATGGGTTTTAAATGGATGAACAATCCGAGCATGATCGGGTTAATATTAAAGATTGCAGGCTACACGTACGGACCACTGCTCGGGTTGTTCGCCTTCGGCATCCTGACCAAAAGGACCGTGCAGGACAAACTTGTTCCGGTAGTTGTAATCGTATCCCCCATCCTTTGTTTTATTTTAGATAAATACCAGAAACAGTTATTCGGCGATTTCCAGATCGGGCTGGAGCTGTTGTTTATCAACGGGCTTATTACCTTCCTTGGGTTGATGCTGATACCCGGAAAACCACAGGAGCTGTCATTAAAAGGAAACTGA
- the murQ gene encoding N-acetylmuramic acid 6-phosphate etherase, with protein MKQQFVKITEQSSPYHHLEKMSVGELLTNINNEDAGVPGAVKNAIPAIEAFVLAAADKMLAGGRLFYLGAGTSGRLGILDASECPPTYGVPFDLVIGMIAGGDKAIRRAVENAEDDTQQGWKDLQQWNITDKDVVIGIAASGTTPYVIGALKTCREQGILTGSISCNPGSPVSEVADYPIEVVVGPEFVTGSTRMKSGTAQKLVLNMISTSLMIQLGRVEDNKMVNMQLTNEKLVDRGIKMLMEKAAISDYEQAKTLLLQHGSVKNALNAIGA; from the coding sequence ATGAAACAACAATTTGTAAAGATAACGGAACAGTCATCCCCCTACCATCATCTGGAAAAAATGAGCGTAGGCGAATTGCTGACGAACATTAATAACGAAGATGCGGGCGTACCCGGTGCTGTAAAAAATGCCATTCCGGCGATAGAAGCCTTTGTATTAGCAGCCGCAGATAAAATGCTCGCCGGCGGCCGGCTCTTCTACCTCGGCGCTGGCACCAGTGGCCGCCTCGGTATACTCGATGCTTCTGAATGTCCGCCCACTTACGGCGTACCCTTCGACCTGGTAATCGGTATGATTGCGGGCGGCGACAAGGCCATCCGCAGGGCCGTGGAAAACGCGGAAGATGATACCCAGCAGGGCTGGAAAGACTTGCAGCAATGGAACATTACCGATAAAGACGTGGTGATAGGCATCGCGGCCAGCGGCACCACGCCTTACGTGATCGGCGCGTTGAAAACCTGTCGCGAGCAGGGTATTCTGACGGGCAGCATTTCCTGTAACCCCGGCAGCCCGGTGAGCGAAGTGGCCGACTATCCCATCGAAGTAGTAGTTGGGCCTGAGTTTGTAACCGGCAGTACCCGTATGAAAAGCGGCACCGCCCAAAAACTCGTTTTGAATATGATCTCTACCTCGTTGATGATACAGCTGGGCAGAGTGGAAGATAACAAGATGGTGAACATGCAACTCACCAACGAAAAGCTGGTAGACCGCGGCATCAAGATGTTGATGGAAAAAGCTGCGATCAGTGATTACGAGCAGGCGAAGACACTGCTGCTGCAACACGGCTCCGTGAAGAACGCGTTGAACGCTATCGGCGCCTGA